A DNA window from Zingiber officinale cultivar Zhangliang chromosome 3A, Zo_v1.1, whole genome shotgun sequence contains the following coding sequences:
- the LOC122052562 gene encoding uncharacterized protein LOC122052562: protein MPLAVLSPPPSASAAAFSPRSLHGPRPSASHRLLLLLGRWTSPLVAASPNPSSSFAARAYSDGKDGDARGTEESSPSLLSEELLRRVSAAKDADQALDIVAEARESGVSSVVGIDDCRVIIEAAFDRGDADLALSVFGAMRSGFDRGMLDKISTVERWTWARPDVRIYALMVQRLAALLRVSDAMRIIADVSRMGVSSGEEVPFGMVVRCPSCMVAVAVVQPQHGVQSASCSQCRYQYELVSGNIINIESEEISIDISPWEKALRFLQINKDSIPAALHSIVICTPSGIARTHKFATQTVELPAQEGERVTISLAAPPTIYKNIGPFKLNTRPPGFSSGEPMCLTNHINGKMSRLLRTPAKNGSSFFINPYILLPSLALLSSGDAMPAIIDPSLPRLIAAAAVASVALETTMNRLVLPEMRKLPQRTVDVVALKQQLLSQYDLLQARIKELRQAAEKEVWMLARMCQLENKIVAIGEPSYRARRSRVKRVQRSLEGSLSGRIELIDSYAKISSMIEIEVEMDSDVLAAEAVSNAESIAQQIQQIMEIENLEERWRLQAEANDEVERLLGSQETYTELV from the exons ATGCCCCTTGCCGTCCTCTCCCCTCCTCCTTCCGCATCCGCAGCCGCCTTTTCTCCCCGCTCCCTCCACGGTCCCCGACCCTCCGCCTCCCATCGCCTCCTCCTCCTACTCGGCCGATGGACCTCGCCTCTCGTCGCCGCAAGCCCTAACCCTAGCTCCTCATTCGCCGCGAGAGCTTATTCCGACGGGAAGGACGGCGACGCCAGGGGCACGGAGGAGTCGAGCCCAAGCCTACTGAGCGAGGAGTTGCTTAGGCGGGTCTCCGCCGCTAAGGACGCTGATCAAGCTTTAGATATCGTAGCGGAAGCACGAGAAAGTGGGGTTTCTTCCGTTGTCGGAATTGATGACTGTCGAGTGATTATTGAGGCAGCTTTCGACAGGGGCGATGCGGATCTTGCCCTCTCCGTGTTCGGTGCTATGCGTTCAGGTTTCGATCGAG GTATGTTGGATAAGATTTCAACAGTAGAGAGGTGGACTTGGGCGAGACCAGATGTACGCATTTACGCATTGATGGTTCAGCGGCTAGCAGCATTGCTACGAGTTTCTGATGCGATGAGGATAATTGCGGATGTTTCTCGGATGGGTGTATCTTCTGGGGAGGAG GTTCCATTCGGAATGGTTGTTAGATGTCCAAGCTGTATGGTAGCAGTTGCTGTTGTACAGCCACAACATGGTGTACAG TCTGCATCTTGTTCCCAATGTCGTTACCAGTATGAGCTTGTTTCAGGCAACATCATCAACATTGAGTCAGAAGAGATCAG CATTGACATTTCACCATGGGAGAAGGCTTTGAGATTCCTACAGATAAACAAAGACAGCATTCCTGCTGCTCTGCACTCCATTGTG ATTTGCACTCCTTCTGGTATTGCTCGCACACATAAGTTTGCTACTCAGACTGTCGAACTTCCTGCCCAAGAAGGAGAACGAGTTACCATTTCCTTAGCAGCCCCACCAACTATTTACAAAAATATTGGTCCATTCAAGTTGAACACTCGACCTCCAGGATTCAGCTCAGGAGAGCCAATGTGTCTAACAAATCATATTAATGGAAAGATGTCTCGGTTGCTAAGAACTCCAGCCAAGAATGGCTCTTCATTTTTCATTAATCCATATATCCTGCTTCCTTCGCTTGCTCTGCTGTCTAGTGGAGATGCTATGCCTGCAATTATTGACCCCAGCCTTCCGAGACTCATTGCAGCAGCTGCTGTTGCATCGGTTGCTCTAGAAACTACCATGAACAGATTAGTTCTTCCTGAAATGCGCAAG CTTCCTCAAAGGACGGTAGATGTTGTTGCTCTCAAGCAGCAGCTTTTATCTCAATATGATCTTCTTCAGGCTCGAATTAAAGAGCTTCGGCAGGCAGCTGAAAAAGAG GTTTGGATGTTGGCACGAATGTGCCAGTTAGAAAACAAAATTGTAGCCATCGGGGAACCTTCTTATCG TGCCCGTCGAAGTAGAGTTAAAAGGGTGCAGAGAAGCTTGGAAGGTTCCCTTTCAGGGAGGATTGAGCTGATTGACAGCTATGCAAAA ATATCTTCAATGAttgaaattgaagtggaaatGGATTCTGATGTTCTTGCCGCTGAAGCAGTGAGCAATGCA GAGAGCATCGCACAACAGATACAACAGATTATGGAGATAGAAAATCTTGAAGAG CGATGGCGTCTACAAGCTGAGGCAAATGACGAAGTGGAAAGGCTTCTTGGCTCTCAAGAAACATATACAGAACTTGTGTAA